One stretch of Scophthalmus maximus strain ysfricsl-2021 chromosome 12, ASM2237912v1, whole genome shotgun sequence DNA includes these proteins:
- the atp23 gene encoding mitochondrial inner membrane protease ATP23 homolog isoform X2, with protein MKSSGCKILKDRHLSCEDCDGTVSGGFDAASSQIVLCQNNIHQQSHMNRVVTHELIHAFDHCRAHVDWFNNFRHLACSEIRAANLSGDCSFSQEAARLNFGLKQHHQECVRSRALRSILAVRKISREEAEKIVDEVFDTCFNDYAPFGRIPHSNRDAKFANRDYENRDRYYANL; from the exons ATGAAAAGTTCTGGATG CAAGATATTGAAAGACCGACATTTGTCCTGCGAAGATTGCGACGGGACAGTCAGCGGCGGCTTTGATGCAGCTTCTTCTCAA ATTGTTTTATGTCAGAACAACATCCACCAGCAGTCCCACATGAACCGAGTGGTCACACACGAGCTCATCCACGCCTTCGACCACTGCCGGGCCCACGTGGACTGGTTCAACAACTTCAGACACCTGGCTTGTTCTGAG ATACGGGCAGCTAACCTCAGTGGAGACTGCTCCTTCAGCCAAGAAGCTGCTCGATTGAACTTCGGCCTGAAGCAGCATCATCAG GAATGCGTCCGAAGTCGCGCCCTCCGCTCCATCCTGGCTGTGAGGAAAATTAGCCgcgaggaggcagagaaaataGTCGACGAGGTCTTCGACACGTGTTTCAACGACTACGCGCCCTTCGGACGGATCCCGCACAGCAACAGGGACGCCAAGTTTGCCAACAGAGATTATGAGAACAGAGATAGATATTATGCAAACCTTTAG
- the atp23 gene encoding mitochondrial inner membrane protease ATP23 homolog isoform X1, which yields MDQTKQEGGYGYDLFPERSKRKYKEGSIAERLFTFNNKCQVMLQFAMETSPYAKLLLSAMKSSGCKILKDRHLSCEDCDGTVSGGFDAASSQIVLCQNNIHQQSHMNRVVTHELIHAFDHCRAHVDWFNNFRHLACSEIRAANLSGDCSFSQEAARLNFGLKQHHQECVRSRALRSILAVRKISREEAEKIVDEVFDTCFNDYAPFGRIPHSNRDAKFANRDYENRDRYYANL from the exons ATGGACCAGACGAAACAAGAGGGGGGATATGGATACGACCTGTTCCCGGAGAGGAGCAAGCGGAAGTACAAGGAGGGGTCTATCGCGGAGAGACTGTTCACTTTCAACAACAAGTGTCAGGTCATGCTACAGTTCGCCATGGAAACAA gtccGTACGCCAAACTCCTCCTCAGTGCCATGAAAAGTTCTGGATG CAAGATATTGAAAGACCGACATTTGTCCTGCGAAGATTGCGACGGGACAGTCAGCGGCGGCTTTGATGCAGCTTCTTCTCAA ATTGTTTTATGTCAGAACAACATCCACCAGCAGTCCCACATGAACCGAGTGGTCACACACGAGCTCATCCACGCCTTCGACCACTGCCGGGCCCACGTGGACTGGTTCAACAACTTCAGACACCTGGCTTGTTCTGAG ATACGGGCAGCTAACCTCAGTGGAGACTGCTCCTTCAGCCAAGAAGCTGCTCGATTGAACTTCGGCCTGAAGCAGCATCATCAG GAATGCGTCCGAAGTCGCGCCCTCCGCTCCATCCTGGCTGTGAGGAAAATTAGCCgcgaggaggcagagaaaataGTCGACGAGGTCTTCGACACGTGTTTCAACGACTACGCGCCCTTCGGACGGATCCCGCACAGCAACAGGGACGCCAAGTTTGCCAACAGAGATTATGAGAACAGAGATAGATATTATGCAAACCTTTAG
- the rpap3 gene encoding RNA polymerase II-associated protein 3 isoform X1 — MSGGNKAIELQLQMRQNAEDLHSFMKELGSWETDMKRRDEELRTGGPQETQRKLPPVRNKDYKSKMRGKKEKKKMMQPACNGDTKAEEHKQDSKIKAYDYRSWDKFDVDKALAEMDKEESPAESNESDTEEAAADREKGLGEKEKGNKLFKDGKYDDAIECYTRGMSADPRNPVLPTNRATAFFRLKKYAVVESDCNLAIALDSNYFKAYARRGAARFALNNYESALEDYQMVLKLDPGNMEALNEVKKIKEALGNEAPTIQSEATQPHEAPAVDPEQQRLVEEQRRRQEAVLHKDRGNAYFKEGKYEAAVECYSQGMEADGMNVLLPANRAMAFLKLEKFKEAEDDCTKATYLDSTYSKAFARRGTARVALRKLEEAKQDFQEVLKLEPGNKQALNELQKLHVVGFKNQMDVCPSGLLQTEDGSQRRTVRPIDKPTHLRSTKPLRRIDIEEVSGKAMVPEEESAGTTPFVQEVTREPEDQSSPLSTSPSAKMIKIEEIADAPTLPTEPRQTERPEQEEIARHPETSTTTAAASTVTDPPPPPTSSFQLEADLRKIGKQPEMIYKYLWQIKPESYKQIFQNSLEPEIFNQILKTLQEFYIKNEAPAVTLEILSSLASVRRFDMAVMFLSSPEKQMLKGLFDFLHQAELEESSVAALQKKYGV; from the exons ATGTCCGGCGGGAACAAAGCCATCGAGTTACAGCTGCAGATGCGGCAAAACGCGGAGGACCTGCACAGCTTCATGAAGGAGCTGGGGAGCTGGGAGACGGACATGAAGAGAAGGGATGAAGAGCTGAGGACAGGAGGACCGCAGGAGACCCAG AGGAAACTCCCACCTGTGCGCAACAAAGACTACAAATCaaagatgagggggaaaaaggaaaagaagaagatgatgcaGCCCGCTTGCAACGGTGACACGAAAGCAGAGGAGCACAAACAAGACTCAAAGATAAAAGCCTACGACTACCGATCGTGGGACAAGTTTGACGTG GACAAGGCTCTGGCAGAGATGGATAAAGAAGAAAGTCCGGCAGAGTCCAATGAGTCGGATACAGAGGAAGCTGCAGCTGACCGGGAGAAAGGTttaggagagaaggaaaag gGTAATAAGCTTTTCAAAGATGGGAAGTATGACGACGCCATCGAATGTTACACCAGAGGGATGAGCGCGGATCCTCGCAACCCCGTGCTTCCCACGAACCGAGCCACCGCATTCTTCCGACTCAAAAA GTACGCCGTGGTGGAGTCCGACTGCAACTTGGCGATCGCGTTGGACAGCAACTACTTCAAAGCGTATGCacgaagaggagcagcacgGTTTGCACTGAACAATTATGAATCTGCATTAGAag ATTATCAGATGGTTCTCAAGCTCGACCCTGGGAACATGGAGGCACTGAACGAAGTGAAGAAAATCAAAGAG GCTCTCGGGAACGAGGCGCCGACCATCCAAAGTGAAGCCACGCAGCCGCACGAGGCTCCCGCCGTTGATCCCGAGCAGCAGAGACTGGTGGAGGAACAgcggaggaggcaggaggccgTTCTACACAAAGACAGA GGGAACGCATATTTCAAAGAGGGGAAGTACGAAGCAGCCGTGGAGTGCTATAGCCAAGGCATGGAGGCGGACGGCATGAATGTCCTCCTTCCCGCCAACAGAGCCATGGCCTTCCTCAAGCTGGAGAA gtttaaggaggcggaggacgacTGCACTAAAGCCACTTATCTGGACAGTACTTACTCCAAGGCTTTTGCCCGCCGGGGCACAGCCAGGGTGGCTTTAAGGAAACTGGAAGAGGCCAAACAAG acTTTCAGGAGGTGCTGAAGCTGGAGCCGGGGAACAAACAGGCCTTGAATGAACTCCAGAAACTCCACGTTGTAGGTTTCAAGAACCAGATG GACGTCTGTCCCAGCGGCCTCCTCCAAACGGAGGACGGCTCACAGAGGAGAACCGTCCGGCCAATTGACAAACCAACACATCTGCGCTCAACT AAACCTCTGAGGAGGATCGACATCGAGGAAGTCAGCGGAAAAGCAATGGTGCCGGAGGAGGAGTCAGCGGGCACCACACCCTTTGTCCAGGAAGTGACAAGGGAGCCCGAGGACCAGTCGTCCCCGCTGTCGACGTCACCTAGTgccaaaatgataaaaatcgAGGAGATAGCCGATGCCCCCACGCTCCCGACTGAGCC CAGACAGACGGAGCGACCAGAGCAGGAGGAAATAGCTCGTCATCCTGAAACGTcaaccaccaccgccgccgcctcgaCGGTAACAGACCCGCCTCCTCCGCCCACCAGCAGCTTCCAGCTGGAGGCCGACCTCCGCAAGATCGGAAAGCAGCCTGAAATGATTTACAAGTATCTGTGG CAAATCAAACCTGAGTCATACAAACAGATTTTCCAAAACTCCCTTGAACCTGAGATCTTCAATCAGATCCTGAAGACGCTGCAAGAGTTCTACATCAA GAATGAAGCACCGGCAGTTACGCTGGAGATCCTCAGCAGTCTAGCAAGCGTGCGGCGCTTCGACATGGCTGTCATGTTCCTGTCGTCCCCGGAGAAGCAGA TGCTCAAAGGACTGTTTGACTTTCTTCACCAAGCGGAGCTGGAAGAATCATCTGTCGCCGCCTTACAGAAGAAATACGGCGTGTGA
- the rpap3 gene encoding RNA polymerase II-associated protein 3 isoform X2: MSGGNKAIELQLQMRQNAEDLHSFMKELGSWETDMKRRDEELRTGGPQETQRKLPPVRNKDYKSKMRGKKEKKKMMQPACNGDTKAEEHKQDSKIKAYDYRSWDKFDVDKALAEMDKEESPAESNESDTEEAAADREKGLGEKEKGNKLFKDGKYDDAIECYTRGMSADPRNPVLPTNRATAFFRLKKYAVVESDCNLAIALDSNYFKAYARRGAARFALNNYESALEDYQMVLKLDPGNMEALNEVKKIKEALGNEAPTIQSEATQPHEAPAVDPEQQRLVEEQRRRQEAVLHKDRGNAYFKEGKYEAAVECYSQGMEADGMNVLLPANRAMAFLKLEKFKEAEDDCTKATYLDSTYSKAFARRGTARVALRKLEEAKQDFQEVLKLEPGNKQALNELQKLHVVGFKNQMDVCPSGLLQTEDGSQRRTVRPIDKPTHLRSTKPLRRIDIEEVSGKAMVPEEESAGTTPFVQEVTREPEDQSSPLSTSPSAKMIKIEEIADAPTLPTEPQTERPEQEEIARHPETSTTTAAASTVTDPPPPPTSSFQLEADLRKIGKQPEMIYKYLWQIKPESYKQIFQNSLEPEIFNQILKTLQEFYIKNEAPAVTLEILSSLASVRRFDMAVMFLSSPEKQMLKGLFDFLHQAELEESSVAALQKKYGV; the protein is encoded by the exons ATGTCCGGCGGGAACAAAGCCATCGAGTTACAGCTGCAGATGCGGCAAAACGCGGAGGACCTGCACAGCTTCATGAAGGAGCTGGGGAGCTGGGAGACGGACATGAAGAGAAGGGATGAAGAGCTGAGGACAGGAGGACCGCAGGAGACCCAG AGGAAACTCCCACCTGTGCGCAACAAAGACTACAAATCaaagatgagggggaaaaaggaaaagaagaagatgatgcaGCCCGCTTGCAACGGTGACACGAAAGCAGAGGAGCACAAACAAGACTCAAAGATAAAAGCCTACGACTACCGATCGTGGGACAAGTTTGACGTG GACAAGGCTCTGGCAGAGATGGATAAAGAAGAAAGTCCGGCAGAGTCCAATGAGTCGGATACAGAGGAAGCTGCAGCTGACCGGGAGAAAGGTttaggagagaaggaaaag gGTAATAAGCTTTTCAAAGATGGGAAGTATGACGACGCCATCGAATGTTACACCAGAGGGATGAGCGCGGATCCTCGCAACCCCGTGCTTCCCACGAACCGAGCCACCGCATTCTTCCGACTCAAAAA GTACGCCGTGGTGGAGTCCGACTGCAACTTGGCGATCGCGTTGGACAGCAACTACTTCAAAGCGTATGCacgaagaggagcagcacgGTTTGCACTGAACAATTATGAATCTGCATTAGAag ATTATCAGATGGTTCTCAAGCTCGACCCTGGGAACATGGAGGCACTGAACGAAGTGAAGAAAATCAAAGAG GCTCTCGGGAACGAGGCGCCGACCATCCAAAGTGAAGCCACGCAGCCGCACGAGGCTCCCGCCGTTGATCCCGAGCAGCAGAGACTGGTGGAGGAACAgcggaggaggcaggaggccgTTCTACACAAAGACAGA GGGAACGCATATTTCAAAGAGGGGAAGTACGAAGCAGCCGTGGAGTGCTATAGCCAAGGCATGGAGGCGGACGGCATGAATGTCCTCCTTCCCGCCAACAGAGCCATGGCCTTCCTCAAGCTGGAGAA gtttaaggaggcggaggacgacTGCACTAAAGCCACTTATCTGGACAGTACTTACTCCAAGGCTTTTGCCCGCCGGGGCACAGCCAGGGTGGCTTTAAGGAAACTGGAAGAGGCCAAACAAG acTTTCAGGAGGTGCTGAAGCTGGAGCCGGGGAACAAACAGGCCTTGAATGAACTCCAGAAACTCCACGTTGTAGGTTTCAAGAACCAGATG GACGTCTGTCCCAGCGGCCTCCTCCAAACGGAGGACGGCTCACAGAGGAGAACCGTCCGGCCAATTGACAAACCAACACATCTGCGCTCAACT AAACCTCTGAGGAGGATCGACATCGAGGAAGTCAGCGGAAAAGCAATGGTGCCGGAGGAGGAGTCAGCGGGCACCACACCCTTTGTCCAGGAAGTGACAAGGGAGCCCGAGGACCAGTCGTCCCCGCTGTCGACGTCACCTAGTgccaaaatgataaaaatcgAGGAGATAGCCGATGCCCCCACGCTCCCGACTGAGCC ACAGACGGAGCGACCAGAGCAGGAGGAAATAGCTCGTCATCCTGAAACGTcaaccaccaccgccgccgcctcgaCGGTAACAGACCCGCCTCCTCCGCCCACCAGCAGCTTCCAGCTGGAGGCCGACCTCCGCAAGATCGGAAAGCAGCCTGAAATGATTTACAAGTATCTGTGG CAAATCAAACCTGAGTCATACAAACAGATTTTCCAAAACTCCCTTGAACCTGAGATCTTCAATCAGATCCTGAAGACGCTGCAAGAGTTCTACATCAA GAATGAAGCACCGGCAGTTACGCTGGAGATCCTCAGCAGTCTAGCAAGCGTGCGGCGCTTCGACATGGCTGTCATGTTCCTGTCGTCCCCGGAGAAGCAGA TGCTCAAAGGACTGTTTGACTTTCTTCACCAAGCGGAGCTGGAAGAATCATCTGTCGCCGCCTTACAGAAGAAATACGGCGTGTGA
- the rpap3 gene encoding RNA polymerase II-associated protein 3 isoform X3 — translation MSGGNKAIELQLQMRQNAEDLHSFMKELGSWETDMKRRDEELRTGGPQETQRKLPPVRNKDYKSKMRGKKEKKKMMQPACNGDTKAEEHKQDSKIKAYDYRSWDKFDVDKALAEMDKEESPAESNESDTEEAAADREKGLGEKEKGNKLFKDGKYDDAIECYTRGMSADPRNPVLPTNRATAFFRLKKYAVVESDCNLAIALDSNYFKAYARRGAARFALNNYESALEDYQMVLKLDPGNMEALNEVKKIKEALGNEAPTIQSEATQPHEAPAVDPEQQRLVEEQRRRQEAVLHKDRGNAYFKEGKYEAAVECYSQGMEADGMNVLLPANRAMAFLKLEKFKEAEDDCTKATYLDSTYSKAFARRGTARVALRKLEEAKQDFQEVLKLEPGNKQALNELQKLHVDVCPSGLLQTEDGSQRRTVRPIDKPTHLRSTKPLRRIDIEEVSGKAMVPEEESAGTTPFVQEVTREPEDQSSPLSTSPSAKMIKIEEIADAPTLPTEPRQTERPEQEEIARHPETSTTTAAASTVTDPPPPPTSSFQLEADLRKIGKQPEMIYKYLWQIKPESYKQIFQNSLEPEIFNQILKTLQEFYIKNEAPAVTLEILSSLASVRRFDMAVMFLSSPEKQMLKGLFDFLHQAELEESSVAALQKKYGV, via the exons ATGTCCGGCGGGAACAAAGCCATCGAGTTACAGCTGCAGATGCGGCAAAACGCGGAGGACCTGCACAGCTTCATGAAGGAGCTGGGGAGCTGGGAGACGGACATGAAGAGAAGGGATGAAGAGCTGAGGACAGGAGGACCGCAGGAGACCCAG AGGAAACTCCCACCTGTGCGCAACAAAGACTACAAATCaaagatgagggggaaaaaggaaaagaagaagatgatgcaGCCCGCTTGCAACGGTGACACGAAAGCAGAGGAGCACAAACAAGACTCAAAGATAAAAGCCTACGACTACCGATCGTGGGACAAGTTTGACGTG GACAAGGCTCTGGCAGAGATGGATAAAGAAGAAAGTCCGGCAGAGTCCAATGAGTCGGATACAGAGGAAGCTGCAGCTGACCGGGAGAAAGGTttaggagagaaggaaaag gGTAATAAGCTTTTCAAAGATGGGAAGTATGACGACGCCATCGAATGTTACACCAGAGGGATGAGCGCGGATCCTCGCAACCCCGTGCTTCCCACGAACCGAGCCACCGCATTCTTCCGACTCAAAAA GTACGCCGTGGTGGAGTCCGACTGCAACTTGGCGATCGCGTTGGACAGCAACTACTTCAAAGCGTATGCacgaagaggagcagcacgGTTTGCACTGAACAATTATGAATCTGCATTAGAag ATTATCAGATGGTTCTCAAGCTCGACCCTGGGAACATGGAGGCACTGAACGAAGTGAAGAAAATCAAAGAG GCTCTCGGGAACGAGGCGCCGACCATCCAAAGTGAAGCCACGCAGCCGCACGAGGCTCCCGCCGTTGATCCCGAGCAGCAGAGACTGGTGGAGGAACAgcggaggaggcaggaggccgTTCTACACAAAGACAGA GGGAACGCATATTTCAAAGAGGGGAAGTACGAAGCAGCCGTGGAGTGCTATAGCCAAGGCATGGAGGCGGACGGCATGAATGTCCTCCTTCCCGCCAACAGAGCCATGGCCTTCCTCAAGCTGGAGAA gtttaaggaggcggaggacgacTGCACTAAAGCCACTTATCTGGACAGTACTTACTCCAAGGCTTTTGCCCGCCGGGGCACAGCCAGGGTGGCTTTAAGGAAACTGGAAGAGGCCAAACAAG acTTTCAGGAGGTGCTGAAGCTGGAGCCGGGGAACAAACAGGCCTTGAATGAACTCCAGAAACTCCACGTT GACGTCTGTCCCAGCGGCCTCCTCCAAACGGAGGACGGCTCACAGAGGAGAACCGTCCGGCCAATTGACAAACCAACACATCTGCGCTCAACT AAACCTCTGAGGAGGATCGACATCGAGGAAGTCAGCGGAAAAGCAATGGTGCCGGAGGAGGAGTCAGCGGGCACCACACCCTTTGTCCAGGAAGTGACAAGGGAGCCCGAGGACCAGTCGTCCCCGCTGTCGACGTCACCTAGTgccaaaatgataaaaatcgAGGAGATAGCCGATGCCCCCACGCTCCCGACTGAGCC CAGACAGACGGAGCGACCAGAGCAGGAGGAAATAGCTCGTCATCCTGAAACGTcaaccaccaccgccgccgcctcgaCGGTAACAGACCCGCCTCCTCCGCCCACCAGCAGCTTCCAGCTGGAGGCCGACCTCCGCAAGATCGGAAAGCAGCCTGAAATGATTTACAAGTATCTGTGG CAAATCAAACCTGAGTCATACAAACAGATTTTCCAAAACTCCCTTGAACCTGAGATCTTCAATCAGATCCTGAAGACGCTGCAAGAGTTCTACATCAA GAATGAAGCACCGGCAGTTACGCTGGAGATCCTCAGCAGTCTAGCAAGCGTGCGGCGCTTCGACATGGCTGTCATGTTCCTGTCGTCCCCGGAGAAGCAGA TGCTCAAAGGACTGTTTGACTTTCTTCACCAAGCGGAGCTGGAAGAATCATCTGTCGCCGCCTTACAGAAGAAATACGGCGTGTGA
- the LOC118319102 gene encoding uncharacterized protein LOC118319102 isoform X1 — protein sequence MDKSCTSKQNGGHSNLCRLLLLLFLAGLPSVLSSDGEHPELDDDDNNEAVKVSIIGPDYVTVGVPSSIECDAGCPGCTYSMSLDGQSAMGQGNVLAFTVNSWVEALTVTCTATEEDTKQTASTTKQLQILAGPANISITGPDMMIPTKSHTYSCHAYCRPSCTYAWKTNHGPWIGGQGNVISITPQEMHSSKLIVCKATNSVSGLFVAATRNVTVISGPSEVQIEGPDTIEMVEKHKFVCTAKCLPSCRYVSSVDGQSLRGNVIEMTVEQPLQSVTLKCEAQNTASRKTATAFKTVQLKGSNPNRNPSVRPEETSAVLLLAFVISVTFTL from the exons ATGGATAAAAGCTGCACATCCAAACAAAACGGAGGACACTCAAATCTCTGCAgacttttgctgctgctgtttctggcAG GCCTTCCGTCAGTACTATCTTCAGATGGGGAGCATCCTGAACTAGACGACGATGACAACAATG AGGCAGTGAAAGTATCAATTATTGGTCCGGACTATGTGACCGTGGGTGTGCCGAGCAGCATTGAGTGCGATGCCGGATGCCCTGGATGTACCTATTCTATGTCTTTGGATGGGCAGAGTGCCATGGGTCAGGGAAATGTACTAGCCTTCACTGTGAACAGCTGGGTGGAGGCTTTAACCGTGACATGTACAGCCACAGAGGAAGACACAAAGCAGACTGCCTCGACAACAAAGCAATTGCAGATCTTAG CCGGACCTGCCAACATTTCCATCACAGGCCCCGATATGATGATTCCGACAAAGAGCCACACCTACAGCTGCCACGCCTACTGTCGGCCATCTTGTACTTACGCCTGGAAGACAAATCATGGCCCGTGGATTGGCGGCCAAGGGAATGTGATTTCCATCACTCCTCAGGAGATGCACAGCTCAAAATTGATTGTCTGCAAAGCCACCAACAGCGTGTCTGGGCTGTTTGTTGCCGCCACTCGAAATGTAACCGTCATTT cgGGTCCGTCAGAGGTCCAGATCGAAGGCCCTGACACCATAGAAATGGTGGAAAAGCATAAGTTTGTGTGCACCGCGAAATGTCTGCCATCGTGTCGCTACGTCTCGTCCGTGGACGGTCAGAGCCTGCGGGGCAATGTGATTGAGATGACGGTGGAGCAACCGCTTCAATCTGTCACTCTCAAATGTGAGGCACAAAACACCGCTTCAAGGAAGACAGCCACGGCATTTAAAACCGTGCAACTCAAAG ggtcAAATCCAAATCGCAACCCGTCTGTTCGTCCCGAGGAGACTTCAGCAGTGCTGCTGTTGGCCTTCGTGATTTCTGTCACTTTCACACTGTGA
- the LOC118319102 gene encoding uncharacterized protein LOC118319102 isoform X2, translating to MDKSCTSKQNGGHSNLCRLLLLLFLAGLPSVLSSDGEHPELDDDDNNAGPANISITGPDMMIPTKSHTYSCHAYCRPSCTYAWKTNHGPWIGGQGNVISITPQEMHSSKLIVCKATNSVSGLFVAATRNVTVISGPSEVQIEGPDTIEMVEKHKFVCTAKCLPSCRYVSSVDGQSLRGNVIEMTVEQPLQSVTLKCEAQNTASRKTATAFKTVQLKGSNPNRNPSVRPEETSAVLLLAFVISVTFTL from the exons ATGGATAAAAGCTGCACATCCAAACAAAACGGAGGACACTCAAATCTCTGCAgacttttgctgctgctgtttctggcAG GCCTTCCGTCAGTACTATCTTCAGATGGGGAGCATCCTGAACTAGACGACGATGACAACAATG CCGGACCTGCCAACATTTCCATCACAGGCCCCGATATGATGATTCCGACAAAGAGCCACACCTACAGCTGCCACGCCTACTGTCGGCCATCTTGTACTTACGCCTGGAAGACAAATCATGGCCCGTGGATTGGCGGCCAAGGGAATGTGATTTCCATCACTCCTCAGGAGATGCACAGCTCAAAATTGATTGTCTGCAAAGCCACCAACAGCGTGTCTGGGCTGTTTGTTGCCGCCACTCGAAATGTAACCGTCATTT cgGGTCCGTCAGAGGTCCAGATCGAAGGCCCTGACACCATAGAAATGGTGGAAAAGCATAAGTTTGTGTGCACCGCGAAATGTCTGCCATCGTGTCGCTACGTCTCGTCCGTGGACGGTCAGAGCCTGCGGGGCAATGTGATTGAGATGACGGTGGAGCAACCGCTTCAATCTGTCACTCTCAAATGTGAGGCACAAAACACCGCTTCAAGGAAGACAGCCACGGCATTTAAAACCGTGCAACTCAAAG ggtcAAATCCAAATCGCAACCCGTCTGTTCGTCCCGAGGAGACTTCAGCAGTGCTGCTGTTGGCCTTCGTGATTTCTGTCACTTTCACACTGTGA
- the mapk12b gene encoding mitogen-activated protein kinase 12b, whose translation MAVRSRTGFFRQEVNRTAWEVPERYRDLKQAGTGAYGTVCSAWDRRTGAQVAIKKLHRPFQSKLFAKRAYRELRLLKHMRHENVIGLLDVFTAEISLDRLRDFYLVMPFMGTDLGKLMKLERLSEDRVQFLVYQMMRGLKYIHSAGIIHRDLKPGNLAINPDCELKILDFGLARQADAEMTGYVVTRWYRAPEVILNWMHYTQTVDIWSAGCIMAEMLLGKPLFKGSDHLDQLREIMKITGTPSGDFVVKLQSQDAKNYIRSLPKVLKKDLHAVFSKASSSAVCVLEKMLLLDPERRVSASEALDLPFFGEFRDTEEETEALPYDQTMDNTDLPLDQWKRHTFTEILTFRPNKDSKETSL comes from the exons ATGGCTGTGCGCTCCAGGACGGGATTCTTCCGGCAGGAGGTCAACAGAACGGCGTGGGAGGTGCCGGAGCGGTACCGGGACCTGAAGCAGGCCGGGACCGGAGCCTATGGAACAGTGTG TTCGGCGTGGGACCGCCGCACAGGGGCGCAGGTGGCCATCAAGAAACTGCACCGGCCCTTCCAGTCCAAGCTTTTCGCCAAGAGGGCGTACAGGGAGCTGCGACTCCTCAAACACATGAGGCACGAGAAT GTGATTGGTCTGCTGGACGTGTTCACTGCTGAGATCTCATTGGACCGGCTCCGTGACTT CTACCTGGTGATGCCATTCATGGGCACTGACCTAGGCAAGCTGATGAAGTTGGAGAGGCTGTCGGAGGACAGGGTGCAGTTCCTCGTCTATCAGATGATGAGAGGACTCAAG TATATCCACTCCGCAGGGATCATCCACAGG GACCTTAAACCTGGAAATCTAGCCATTAACCCGGACTGCGAGTTAAAG ATTCTCGACTTTGGCCTGGCAAGGCAGGCGGACGCGGAAATGACGGGCTACGTCGTGACACGCTGGTACAGGGCTCCCGAGGTCATCCTCAACTGGATGCACTACACGCAAACTG TCGATATCTGGTCTGCAGGTTGCATCATGGCAGAGATGCTGCTGGGAAAGCCGCTGTTCAAGGGAAGCGATC ACCTGGACCAACTCAGAGAAATCATGAAGATCACCGGAACCCCGAGTGGCGACTTCGTTGTGAAGCTCCAGAGCCAAGAT GCCAAAAACTACATCAGGAGTCTGCCAAAGGTCCTCAAAAAAGACTTGCACGCCGTTTTCTCCAAGGCGAGCTCAAGCG CCGTGTGCGTCTTGgagaagatgctgctgctggaccccGAGCGGAGGGTGAGCGCCTCGGAGGCACTGGACCTGCCTTTCTTCGGCGAGTTCAgggacacggaggaggagacCGAGGCACTGCCGTACGACCAGACCATGGACAACACCGACCTGccactggaccagtggaaac gTCACACTTTTACAGAGATACTGACCTTCAGGCCGAACAAGGACTCGAAGGAGACGTCACTTTAA